In one window of Kitasatospora sp. MMS16-BH015 DNA:
- a CDS encoding MerR family transcriptional regulator — MSARSTDLWSYAEIARHINVQTETVRNYRRHGLLPDPDLTDSNGHPRWYPDTIRTWARNRPGHR, encoded by the coding sequence ATGAGCGCTCGCAGCACCGACCTCTGGTCCTACGCCGAGATCGCCCGCCACATCAACGTCCAGACCGAGACCGTGCGGAACTACCGGCGGCACGGCCTGCTGCCGGACCCCGACCTGACCGATTCGAACGGGCATCCGCGCTGGTATCCGGACACCATCCGCACCTGGGCCCGCAACCGCCCCGGCCACCGCTGA
- a CDS encoding type II toxin-antitoxin system PemK/MazF family toxin, translating into MQGLLWVAAVLVAVLAAAALAVALRRRRTPPGGPAAGEIWWAEVPFEDGPGAKDRPCLVLGVRGRTATVAKITSKHHAERPGVLRLPAGSVGDREGRTSWLETEELRRVPLGHFRRRVGPVDAATWARVGRR; encoded by the coding sequence GTGCAGGGCTTGCTCTGGGTGGCGGCGGTACTGGTGGCGGTCCTGGCGGCGGCCGCTCTGGCCGTCGCGCTGCGACGGCGGCGGACCCCGCCGGGCGGCCCGGCCGCCGGGGAGATCTGGTGGGCCGAGGTGCCCTTCGAGGACGGCCCGGGGGCCAAGGACCGACCCTGTCTCGTGCTCGGCGTCCGCGGCCGCACCGCCACCGTCGCCAAGATCACCAGCAAGCACCACGCCGAACGCCCCGGCGTTCTCCGCCTCCCGGCCGGCTCCGTCGGCGACCGGGAGGGCCGCACCAGCTGGCTGGAGACGGAGGAGCTCCGCCGGGTGCCGCTCGGGCACTTCCGCCGCAGGGTCGGCCCGGTGGACGCCGCCACCTGGGCCCGGGTCGGCCGGCGCTGA